From one Eucalyptus grandis isolate ANBG69807.140 chromosome 9, ASM1654582v1, whole genome shotgun sequence genomic stretch:
- the LOC104418803 gene encoding CASP-like protein 5C1: MDEVPGSVGTSASFALRLGQTIFSSASLLFMSLGVQFYSYTAFCYLVTIMGLNIPWSFTLALVDGYSVLFKCPLRQPGVLLIIVIGDLVLSTLTLAAASSTASVVDLLVHANGPYIPPKFCSRYQISAAMAFLSWFLSLASSLFNLWLLPAL; the protein is encoded by the exons aTGGATGAAGTGCCTGGCTCGGTGGGGACGAGCGCGAGTTTCGCTCTGAGATTGGGCCAGACcatcttctcttctgcttcTCTCCTCTTCATGTCCCTTGGCGTTCAGTTCTACAGCTACACCGCTTTCTG CTACTTGGTCACAATCATGGGTTTAAACATACCGTGGAGTTTTACCTTGGCATTGGTGGATGGATACTCCGTCCTGTTTAAGTGCCCGCTCCGACAACCTGGAGTTCTCCTCATCATCGTAATTGGAGACTTG GTGCTGTCTACTCTCACACTAGCGGCAGCTAGCTCAACAGCTAGCGTCGTGGATCTGCTGGTGCATGCCAACGGGCCTTACATCCCTCCAAAGTTCTGCAGTAGATATCAAATATCGGCGGCCATGGCTTTCTTGTCGTGGTTTTTGTCCCTCGCTTCGTCGCTGTTCAACCTCTGGTTGCTTCCAGCTTTGTGA
- the LOC104418799 gene encoding LOW QUALITY PROTEIN: cold-regulated 413 plasma membrane protein 1 (The sequence of the model RefSeq protein was modified relative to this genomic sequence to represent the inferred CDS: inserted 1 base in 1 codon), with product MGKSGHLAMRTDRVASDSIASDLKEMGDAAKKLANHAIEMVSSGLGTTILEWVASFAAIYLLVLDRTHWRTNMLTSLLIPYIFXTLPSWLFTILRGEIGKWIAFVAVVLRLFFPRHFPDWLEMPGALILLIVVAPSLFASTVKGDWIGVVICLAIACYLLQEHIRAAGGFRNAFTKANGISNTVGLIILFVYPAYALVLDIL from the exons ATGGGCAAGTCTGGTCACTTGGCGATGAGGACGGACCGAGTAGCGAGCGATTCGATAGCTTCGGATCTGAAAGAGATGGGGGACGCCGCCAAGAAGCTCGCGAATCATGCGATCGAGATGGTGAGCTCCGGACTGGGGACTACCATTCTCGAGTGGGTCGCTTCTTTTGCCGCCAT CTACTTGCTGGTCTTGGATCGGACGCACTGGAGGACGAACATGCTCACGTCCCTGTTGATCCCCTACATCT TGACCCTCCCTTCGTGGCTGTTCACCATACTCAG GGGAGAGATCGGCAAGTGGATCGCTTTCGTCGCCGTCGTCCTCCGCCTTTTCTTTCCCCGGCACTTCCCAG ATTGGCTGGAGATGCCCGGCGCTCTGATTCTCCTGATAGTGGTGGCCCCGAGCCTGTTCGCCAGCACCGTAAAGGGGGACTGGATTGGGGTGGTGATCTGCCTTGCCATCGCGTGTTACTTGCTGCAGGAGCACATCCGGGCTGCTGGCGGGTTCCGCAACGCGTTCACGAAAGCCAACGGCATCTCCAACACCGTCGGGCTGATCATCTTGTTCGTCTACCCGGCGTACGCACTGGTGCTCGACATACTgtag
- the LOC120288098 gene encoding mitochondrial import receptor subunit TOM6 homolog produces the protein MFPGMFMRKPDKAEALKQLRAHAAMFGVWVAVVRVAPFVLHYFSDEKEELKLEF, from the coding sequence ATGTTTCCCGGAATGTTCATGAGGAAGCCGGACAAGGCGGAGGCCTTGAAGCAGCTGAGGGCGCACGCGGCCATGTTCGGCGTCTGGGTCGCCGTGGTCCGGGTCGCGCCGTTCGTCCTCCATTACTTCTCCGACGAGAAGGAGGAGCTCAAGCTCGAGTTCTAG
- the LOC104418802 gene encoding pentatricopeptide repeat-containing protein At2g15980, protein MVPLMAMAIAARFALLDLRRRPCSPFSSSAAAAAASSGEVLVSDVVSLLTHHRSKSRWSHLRSMCPDGLPPAAFSQIALRLRNNAHLALRFFLFTRRRALCDHDLRSYATTIHVLSRARLKRHAQGLIREALRISPDTKPVGVFEVLVRTYRECDSAPFVFDLLIECCLEAKKVDAALEIARLLRSRGLSPKVATLNSLICSVSRCRGALAGYEIYKEVFGVLNGGNVGNPKGAVRISPNVHTFNTLMTCFYRDGAAERVEEIWDEMVRSSCTPNVHSYSVLMAVYCEDGKVVEAEKIWDEMRVKGIEADVLAYNTIIAGFSESGQIERAEELAREMELNGLESTGVTYEHLIKGYCNVGDVNSALLVYKDMCRKKFGPEPSTIHAMTVALCGQSRVFEALDILRGAGDNSCFLPKGKSYEVLIIRLCLEGKMEEALRLQAEMVGKGFETNLEIYTAFIDGYKKKGNREMVEKLRKEMLDMQQKVD, encoded by the coding sequence ATGGTCCCTCTCATGGCAATGGCGATCGCCGCTCGGTTTGCGCTCCTCGACCTCCGCCGCCGTCCCTGCTCTCCgttctcctcctccgccgccgccgccgccgcgagctccggcgaagtGCTCGTCTCCGACGTGGTCTCGCTCCTGACCCACCACCGCTCCAAGTCGCGATGGAGCCACCTCCGCTCCATGTGCCCCGACGGGCTCCCCCCGGCGGCGTTCTCCCAAATCGCCCTCCGCCTCCGGAACAACGCCCACCTCGCCCTCCGCTTCTTCCTCTTCACGCGGCGGCGCGCCCTCTGCGACCACGACCTGCGCTCCTACGCCACGACCATCCACGTCCTCTCCAGGGCCCGCCTCAAGCGCCACGCTCAGGGCTTGATCAGAGAAGCCCTCAGGATCTCCCCCGACACGAAGCCCGTCGGGGTTTTCGAGGTGCTTGTCCGGACGTACCGGGAGTGCGATTCCGCGCCCTTCGTGTTCGATTTGTTGATCGAGTGCTGCTTGGAAGCGAAGAAGGTCGACGCGGCTCTGGAAATCGCGAGGCTGTTGAGGTCGCGTGGTCTGAGCCCTAAAGTCGCTACCTTGAATTCGTTAATTTGCTCGGTTTCTAGGTGTAGAGGTGCATTGGCGGGTTATGAGATTTATAAGGAGGTTTTCGGGGTGCTTAATGGTGGAAATGTGGGGAATCCGAAAGGGGCTGTCAGAATCAGCCCGAATGTGCATACTTTTAATACATTGATGACCTGCTTCTATCGGGACGGCGCTGCGGAGAGAGTTGAGGAGATTTGGGACGAAATGGTGAGGTCGAGTTGCACGCCGAATGTGCACAGCTATAGTGTGTTGATGGCCGTGTATTGCGAGGATGGAAAGGTTGTAGAAGCCGAGAAAATTTGGGATGAGATGAGAGTTAAGGGGATCGAGGCTGATGTTTTGGCCTACAATACCATCATTGCCGGGTTTTCCGAGAGTGGACAGATCGAGAGGGCTGAGGAATTGGCGAGAGAAATGGAATTGAATGGATTGGAGAGTACTGGCGTCACTTATGAGCACCTTATAAAGGGGTACTGTAATGTAGGAGATGTCAATTCGGCTTTGCTGGTTTATAAGGACATGTGCAGAAAAAAGTTCGGGCCAGAGCCATCAACAATACATGCAATGACCGTAGCGCTGTGTGGTCAGAGTAGGGTTTTTGAAGCTCTGGATATTTTGAGAGGTGCAGGagataattcttgttttttgcCAAAAGGGAAGAGTTATGAGGTTTTGATAATTAGGCTGTGCTTGGaggggaagatggaagaagctTTGAGGCTCCAGGCAGAGATGGTAGGTAAAGGTTTTGAAACGAATTTGGAGATTTACACTGCTTTTATAGATGGTTACAAGAAGAAAGGGAACAGGGAAATGGTGGAGAAGCTGAGAAAAGAAATGCTGGACATGCAGCAGAAAGTGGATTAG
- the LOC104418798 gene encoding RING-H2 finger protein ATL65, whose product MASSIAISPSPSPSPSLAAAAAPVPAPAPRTVTLLQQSPSPSRSAVSFSPPLIAMVAVVAAAFLVVSYSRLISRHLLRLHRRLSSRRRRRRRRRLYLPSSASSFDLSSPPPFFDSPDGDGGGGGAFHVYSPYGLDDAVIKTIPLSLFTAKGHDHRARDCAVCLLEFEEGDYVRTLPACAHAFHVDCIDMWLRSHANCPLCRAGIFLPPASPFVPLMAARIRPSLDEDAILRDIIFEEPLAAATEASPNNPNGHPSNNANGTTVTEIVEEQSPPPRRMTPLSEDRASNTRDFLLKRSYSFGFERSLASERLVLEPVTASPWRYRRGGAGAFWSKRLSPFGSLPKPRVFSFRYYRGMKSPFFKRRGGVGGGVGGGGGGGGGGGGGFYPLSESSVRFSGGASGGGGGGSSRRSKSITSPMFARPSAAFSSSRLRCGDPEALLSPERFSRR is encoded by the coding sequence ATGGCCTCGTCGATCGCGATCTCGCCGTCCCCGTCCCCGTCCCCGTCCCTGGCCGCCGCGGCCGCCCCCgtccccgcccccgcccccagGACCGTCACCCTCCTGCAGCAGTCCCCCTCGCCGTCGAGGTCCGCCGTGAGCTTCAGCCCCCCGCTGATCGCGATGGTCGCGGTGGTCGCCGCCGCCTTCCTCGTCGTCTCCTACTCCCGCCTCATCTCCCGCCacctcctccgcctccaccgCCGCCTCTCCTcacgccggcggcggcggcggcggcggcggctctaCCTCCCGTCGTCCGCCTCCTCCTTCGACCTCAGCTCCCCCCCGCCCTTCTTCGACTCGcccgacggcgacggcggcggcggcggggcctTCCACGTGTACTCGCCGTACGGCCTCGACGACGCGGTCATCAAGACGATCCCGCTCTCCCTGTTCACCGCCAAGGGCCACGACCACCGGGCCCGGGACTGCGCGGTTTGCTTGCTGGAGTTCGAGGAGGGCGACTACGTGCGGACCCTGCCGGCGTGCGCCCACGCGTTCCACGTGGACTGCATCGACATGTGGCTCCGATCGCACGCCAACTGCCCCCTCTGCCGCGCCGGGATATTCCTCCCGCCGGCTTCTCCGTTTGTGCCTCTGATGGCGGCGAGGattcggccgagcctcgacgagGACGCGATCCTCCGCGACATCATCTTCGAGGAACCGCTCGCCGCCGCGACGGAAGCGAGCCCAAACAACCCGAACGGCCACCCCAGCAACAACGCGAACGGGACGACGGTCACGGAGATCGTCGAAGAGCAATCGCCTCCGCCTCGAAGGATGACCCCGTTATCGGAGGACCGGGCGAGCAACACGAGGGACTTCCTGCTGAAGCGATCCTATTCGTTCGGCTTCGAGAGGAGCCTGGCGTCGGAGAGGCTGGTGCTGGAGCCGGTGACGGCCTCGCCGTGGAGGTACCGACGGGGGGGCGCCGGGGCGTTCTGGAGCAAGAGGCTGTCGCCGTTCGGGTCCTTGCCGAAGCCCAGGGTGTTCTCGTTCCGATACTACAGGGGAATGAAGTCGCCGTTCTTCAAGCGGAGAGGAGGAGTAGGAGGAGGAGtaggaggcggaggaggcggaggaggaggaggagggggcggcTTCTACCCGCTGTCGGAGTCGAGCGTGAGGTTCTCGGGAGGCGccagcggaggaggaggagggggatcGTCGCGGCGGAGCAAGTCGATCACGAGCCCCATGTTCGCGAGGCCGTCGGCGGCGTTCTCGTCGAGCCGGCTGAGGTGCGGCGATCCCGAGGCGCTGCTGTCGCCGGAGCGGTTCAGCAGGAGGTAG